From Xyrauchen texanus isolate HMW12.3.18 chromosome 9, RBS_HiC_50CHRs, whole genome shotgun sequence, the proteins below share one genomic window:
- the LOC127648705 gene encoding C-C motif chemokine 20-like, with amino-acid sequence MSLVTVALFSSIVLSLIPQTPAAYGPLNYACCVKYTRKALPFGVIKGFIQQSSREVCRIDAIIFFTKRNKKVCASVEDGWVRSALAHLKAKINKLSMSGSQRHLNVQMKTLIHTSTTTTMQQH; translated from the exons ATGTCTCTGGTCACCGTCGCTCTCTTCAGCAGCATTGTCCTTAGCTTGATTCCTCAAACCCCAGCGGCAT ATGGGCCGCTGAACTATGCCTGCTGTGTGAAATACACTCGAAAAGCTTTGCCCTTCGGTGTAATCAAAGGCTTCATCCAGCAGAGCTCCCGCGAGGTGTGCCGCATTGATGCCATCAT TTTTTTCACCAAGCGTAACAAGAAGGTGTGTGCTAGCGTTGAGGATGGGTGGGTGAGATCAGCACTTGCACATCTGAA ggccaaaataaacaaattgtcaATGTCTGGATCTCAACGCCACCTcaatgttcaaatgaaaacattgatTCACACCAGCACCACCACTACCATGCAGCAGCACTAG